Proteins from one Acidobacteriota bacterium genomic window:
- a CDS encoding helix-turn-helix domain-containing protein, protein MYALIRDGLLPAVRLGRQVRVAPDVLEEWIRTGGQALPGGWRRESEGDGERSSSP, encoded by the coding sequence GTGTACGCGCTCATCCGCGACGGTCTGCTGCCGGCCGTGCGCTTGGGCCGTCAGGTCCGGGTTGCTCCTGACGTCCTCGAGGAGTGGATCCGCACAGGCGGCCAGGCCCTCCCTGGCGGGTGGCGGCGTGAGTCGGAAGGCGACGGCGAGCGTTCGTCCAGTCCATAG